The Roseibium sp. Sym1 nucleotide sequence GAGCCCGAATGCCGCGTAGAGCCGCTGGCTGGCGGCAGCAAGGTCGCCGCGCTTCCAGGACAGAACAGGCCCGAAGGGCACGGCCAGCAGCAATGGCACCATGAGCGGGCCGAATGTCAGGTTGAAAAACGGCGCGCCGACGGAAATCTTCTCGCCGGTCACGGCGTCCAGAACCAGCGGGTAGAGGGTGCCGACGAACACGGCCGCACAGGCAGCCGTCAGGAACAGGTTGTTCAGAACCAGCCCCCCTTCCCGGCTGATTGGCGAGAACAGCCCGCCCTGCTTCAGGGTGGAAGCCCGCCAGGCATAGAGCGACAGGGATCCGCCGATGAAGAAACAGAGCAGCCCGAGAATGAAGACGCCGCGGGCCGGGTCGGTCGCAAAGGCATGCACGGAGGTCAGAACGCCGGAACGGACCAGGAAGGTACCGAGCAGGGACAGCGAGAAGGTGAAGATCGCCAGCAACACGGTCCAGACCTTGAGCGCCTCGCGCTTTTCCATGACGATCGCGGAATGCAGCAGCGCCGTGCCGGCAAGCCACGGCATGAAGCTGGCGTTTTCGACCGGGTCCCAGAACCACCAGCCGCCCCAGCCGAGCTCGTAATAGGCCCAGTAGGAGCCCATCGCGATGCCGAGCGTCAGGAAACACCAGGCCAGCAGCGTCCAGGGCCGGACCCACCTGGCCCAGGCCGCATCGGTCCGCCCCAGGATCAGTGCCGCCACGGCGAAGGAAAAGGTGATCGAAAACCCGACATAGCCGACATAGAGCAGCGGCGGGTGGATCGCGAGACCGATATCCTGAAGGATCGGGTTCAGGTCCGCGCCTTCAAGTGGCGGGTTCACAACGCGGTCAAACGGGTTCGACGTCGCCAGCAGGAACAGGATGAAACCGGCCGAGATCCACCCCTGGACCGAGAGCGTCACCGCACGCAGGTCTGCCGGAAGATTGCCGCCGAACAGGCCGACCAGGGCGCCGAAAAACACGAGAATGAGCACCCAGAGCAGCATCGAGCCCTCGTGATTGCCCCAGACGCCGGTGAACTTGTAGAGGAGCGGCTTGGCCGAGTGAGAATTCTCGACGACGTTCAAGACCGAGAAGTCGGAATTGAGATAGGCGCCTGTCAGCACCACGAAGGACAGGAGGACCAG carries:
- a CDS encoding heme lyase CcmF/NrfE family subunit, giving the protein MVVEFGHYALVLAFALTLVQSVLPLWGALTKDDRLMAVAPPVSVTLFVLVLLSFVVLTGAYLNSDFSVLNVVENSHSAKPLLYKFTGVWGNHEGSMLLWVLILVFFGALVGLFGGNLPADLRAVTLSVQGWISAGFILFLLATSNPFDRVVNPPLEGADLNPILQDIGLAIHPPLLYVGYVGFSITFSFAVAALILGRTDAAWARWVRPWTLLAWCFLTLGIAMGSYWAYYELGWGGWWFWDPVENASFMPWLAGTALLHSAIVMEKREALKVWTVLLAIFTFSLSLLGTFLVRSGVLTSVHAFATDPARGVFILGLLCFFIGGSLSLYAWRASTLKQGGLFSPISREGGLVLNNLFLTAACAAVFVGTLYPLVLDAVTGEKISVGAPFFNLTFGPLMVPLLLAVPFGPVLSWKRGDLAAASQRLYAAFGLALVITLVTYWAWGMDKVLAPLGVGLAVWVMAGAVSEIVTRVKFFEIGPKRGFARLVGLPGSAWGTATAHFGVGVAVLGIVTASAFQEEQVLTMRPGDTIELAGYQVTFDGAAPRRGPNYTEEVGHFSIRRGGALVTELDPSKRIYTARQMPTTEAGIYTSGFNQLYLSLGEGRGDGGVDVRVYFKPMITLIWIGSVIMALGALFSMVDRRLRVGAPKPARKRQTATAAAE